The following proteins are co-located in the Clostridiales bacterium genome:
- a CDS encoding sugar ABC transporter substrate-binding protein — translation MEMGEKNMKKLMKNVLPGVLACSLILFSFTGCGAGGNEASGGGEKSGGAAKGEFAVSGNIWGQGVNALDVIAGEAQYVNESLGNSFKIYNDNFTADTQASNIQNMASSGTQGMMIFGSVPTLYQTLSSTCEKAKIPFVIFDQIPTDEKILDKLEQNAFYAGSVGTDNYSAGANAARKMQENGIESAFILGGAVGDPVHDARVKGFTETFEKGGGKVLAAGRCDSPSDAATKGDDLVSANPSSQGIYALTGDYAIGAITALSNHNKEMAIYCSDTTEECISYIQDGTIVYGDGGSKIVTTLAALLLNNYLNGNAIKGDDGVAPYFNTIVPFEVNADNASLYSEYFLKGHPMNADALKGLVGEGVTYQTFIDFIINYNLEEIASK, via the coding sequence ATGGAAATGGGAGAAAAAAACATGAAAAAGTTAATGAAAAATGTGCTGCCCGGAGTACTGGCATGCTCCTTGATTCTATTTAGCTTTACCGGCTGCGGTGCTGGAGGAAATGAAGCATCCGGCGGAGGCGAGAAGTCTGGTGGCGCAGCAAAAGGTGAATTTGCCGTCAGCGGCAATATCTGGGGCCAAGGCGTCAATGCACTGGATGTTATTGCAGGAGAAGCACAGTATGTAAACGAATCGTTAGGAAACTCTTTCAAAATATACAACGACAACTTTACGGCTGATACCCAGGCCAGCAATATCCAGAACATGGCATCCTCAGGGACACAGGGGATGATGATCTTCGGTTCCGTTCCTACGCTGTATCAGACACTTTCCTCGACCTGCGAAAAGGCGAAGATCCCCTTCGTGATATTTGATCAGATTCCTACGGATGAGAAAATACTTGATAAGCTGGAGCAAAACGCATTCTATGCGGGCAGTGTGGGAACCGACAATTATTCAGCAGGTGCTAATGCTGCAAGAAAGATGCAGGAAAACGGAATTGAATCCGCATTTATCCTTGGAGGCGCAGTGGGCGATCCGGTTCATGACGCCAGAGTAAAGGGCTTTACTGAGACCTTTGAAAAGGGTGGCGGAAAGGTACTGGCCGCAGGTCGCTGTGATTCTCCTTCTGATGCCGCAACAAAAGGTGACGATCTTGTATCGGCCAATCCAAGCTCACAAGGGATCTATGCACTGACCGGTGATTATGCTATCGGCGCAATCACAGCACTTTCCAATCACAATAAAGAAATGGCCATTTATTGCTCCGATACCACGGAAGAATGTATCAGCTACATTCAGGACGGCACAATTGTTTACGGAGATGGCGGCTCAAAAATCGTAACGACCCTTGCGGCATTACTCCTGAATAATTATCTGAATGGGAACGCAATTAAAGGGGATGATGGGGTGGCACCTTACTTTAATACCATCGTTCCATTTGAAGTCAATGCAGATAATGCTTCGCTGTACTCAGAGTATTTTCTGAAAGGTCATCCGATGAATGCCGATGCACTGAAGGGCTTAGTTGGAGAAGGGGTTACCTATCAGACCTTTATTGACTTCATCATAAATTACAACCTGGAAGAAATCGCTTCAAAATAA
- a CDS encoding ABC transporter permease, whose product MTTWKKSLQNKSHKSRRKRKIEPPVFGGSHKECVGCNVTIKNNINKGESLRQWVFLFLILLLIAAVCYLFDFCFDGKFLTKSNLTVLISHAIIPAFVAWGLCFIFACEFTDMSIGAVIVIAANVSGMLGSAFGYPGIILGGIGTGMLLIAFNFFIFVKTNIPSWIAGIGLAMIYEALAVLYSNKVTQSGGTIAQLDNSLRLLAKPPYIYLVFFLGFIAAYLIYNRTQAGLNIRALGSGLKVSADLGIDIKKTLLSVGLICGFFVGCSAFLNESYNARMTAKTGLTSLAMIFQPMAALMLAQVLQSRINIIVGIPICSLLVYSIFNMLTIAGVPSGTWQEAILGFIVILFGVIAQRNTKGVVK is encoded by the coding sequence ATTACAACCTGGAAGAAATCGCTTCAAAATAAATCACATAAATCACGAAGAAAAAGAAAAATTGAGCCGCCGGTTTTCGGCGGCTCTCATAAAGAATGCGTGGGGTGCAACGTGACAATAAAAAATAATATCAACAAAGGAGAAAGCTTGCGGCAATGGGTTTTTCTCTTTCTGATTCTTTTACTCATAGCGGCGGTTTGCTATCTCTTCGATTTTTGTTTCGATGGGAAATTTCTAACCAAAAGCAATCTTACAGTACTAATCTCACATGCAATTATACCTGCTTTCGTGGCTTGGGGACTTTGTTTTATCTTTGCCTGTGAATTTACGGATATGTCTATCGGAGCCGTGATCGTGATTGCCGCCAACGTCTCTGGCATGCTTGGCAGTGCGTTCGGGTATCCGGGAATCATCCTTGGCGGGATCGGTACCGGAATGCTGCTGATTGCGTTCAATTTCTTCATCTTTGTTAAAACCAACATTCCATCGTGGATTGCGGGAATCGGGCTGGCAATGATCTATGAAGCTTTGGCAGTACTGTACTCCAACAAGGTTACCCAAAGCGGGGGAACCATTGCACAGCTGGATAATTCCTTGCGGCTGCTGGCAAAGCCGCCGTATATTTATCTGGTCTTTTTCCTTGGATTTATTGCTGCTTATCTCATCTACAACAGAACACAGGCAGGATTGAATATCCGGGCCTTGGGGAGCGGACTGAAGGTCTCCGCCGACCTTGGAATTGATATAAAGAAAACACTACTTTCAGTAGGCCTTATCTGTGGCTTCTTTGTAGGCTGCTCCGCCTTCCTAAACGAGAGTTATAATGCCAGAATGACAGCAAAAACCGGACTGACAAGTCTGGCGATGATCTTTCAGCCCATGGCAGCATTGATGCTTGCGCAGGTGCTGCAGTCAAGGATTAATATCATTGTAGGAATCCCCATCTGTTCCCTGCTGGTTTACAGCATCTTCAACATGCTAACAATAGCTGGAGTTCCATCCGGTACGTGGCAGGAAGCCATTCTCGGCTTTATCGTAATCCTATTTGGAGTGATTGCGCAAAGGAACACAAAGGGGGTAGTGAAATGA
- a CDS encoding FAD-dependent oxidoreductase, translated as MRQLTVKEACHGKDNRHKPVLRALIMKGIKSSMKYNNHYPNLLKPIKIGNLTLKNRIFSAPTSLNWGAVDGNLTPETIAYYELKAKGGAAVVTMGESIVHTATGKSHDRQIELDNPTSLVGLSLLARAIKRHGAVPSAELSHGGKWGGLVSMAGSMKEGRVAYGASDEMLAEGPVKEMPEALLLEVIESFGKGAAVLKRAGFEMCMVHAGHGWFFGQFLSKRTNHRTDRFGGSFENRARPLTMALESIRRHVGPGFPIEVRMSADEFVEGGIDLQEGILLAKHIEKQCDLINVSAGMHEDLELYLRTHPTQFMEKGANVYLAEAIRKEVSVPISTVGGIVDPAMMEEIIASGKADLVELGRPLLADPYLPQKLRDGREQEITKCLRCMGCFGESLKTETTSCVINPVIGNEFNESIANCQPTERKKVLVAGGGPGGMKAALTAAERGHEVVLCEKTDALGGALRFAKHVPFKYGLYEYKEVLEYLLKKNGVEIRMNTEVTSELVEQEKPDALLLAVGANPITPKLPGIEGNHVRFAQDIYGKEDQLGDTVAILGGGLVGCETAAHLARLGKNVTIIELRDDLAMDADLFYQTAVKGDLRRNNAKIFVGSAGRKVTKEGILISTAEGSEVLVQADTVINAAGYRADDTAFQNLSDAAPVVQRIGDCRRPGKVTNAVTDGYYMALDL; from the coding sequence ATGAGGCAGCTTACCGTCAAAGAAGCCTGCCACGGGAAGGACAACCGGCACAAGCCAGTGCTGCGAGCATTAATTATGAAAGGAATCAAATCATCCATGAAATATAACAACCATTATCCAAATCTTTTAAAACCAATTAAAATCGGAAATCTAACACTGAAGAACCGGATTTTTTCCGCACCTACTTCCTTGAACTGGGGAGCAGTAGACGGCAATCTCACGCCGGAAACCATTGCTTATTATGAACTGAAAGCAAAAGGTGGTGCAGCGGTGGTAACCATGGGAGAAAGCATTGTACATACTGCCACCGGAAAATCCCATGACCGTCAGATTGAGCTTGATAATCCTACCTCTCTTGTGGGTTTGTCCCTGCTGGCAAGGGCAATCAAACGCCACGGAGCAGTGCCCAGCGCTGAATTGTCTCATGGAGGCAAATGGGGCGGACTGGTCAGTATGGCAGGCAGTATGAAAGAGGGAAGAGTTGCATACGGTGCCAGCGATGAAATGCTGGCGGAGGGCCCGGTAAAGGAAATGCCGGAGGCCTTGCTGCTGGAAGTGATTGAATCCTTCGGAAAGGGAGCTGCCGTCCTGAAACGGGCCGGGTTTGAGATGTGCATGGTCCATGCAGGCCACGGCTGGTTTTTCGGCCAGTTTCTTTCCAAAAGGACGAACCATCGTACCGACCGATTTGGCGGCAGTTTTGAAAACAGAGCAAGACCGCTTACCATGGCACTGGAATCCATCAGGCGCCACGTAGGACCCGGATTCCCCATAGAGGTTCGCATGAGTGCAGATGAATTTGTAGAAGGAGGAATCGACCTGCAGGAAGGGATTCTTCTTGCGAAGCACATCGAAAAGCAATGCGATCTGATCAATGTTTCCGCAGGAATGCATGAGGACCTTGAACTGTATCTCAGAACGCATCCCACCCAGTTCATGGAAAAAGGAGCAAATGTGTATCTTGCAGAAGCAATTCGCAAAGAAGTCAGCGTTCCGATCTCCACGGTAGGGGGCATTGTTGATCCGGCGATGATGGAAGAGATTATCGCATCAGGAAAAGCAGATCTGGTGGAACTGGGAAGACCGCTCCTTGCAGATCCTTACCTTCCGCAGAAGCTGAGAGACGGCAGAGAGCAGGAGATCACAAAGTGTCTCAGATGTATGGGGTGCTTCGGAGAGTCCCTGAAAACGGAAACCACATCCTGTGTGATCAATCCGGTCATAGGCAACGAGTTTAACGAAAGCATTGCAAACTGCCAGCCCACAGAACGGAAGAAGGTTCTGGTTGCCGGAGGCGGTCCCGGCGGAATGAAGGCGGCACTGACAGCGGCTGAGCGAGGCCACGAGGTGGTTTTGTGTGAAAAGACCGATGCGTTGGGAGGTGCCTTGAGATTTGCAAAACACGTTCCATTCAAGTATGGCCTCTATGAGTACAAGGAAGTTTTGGAGTACTTATTGAAGAAGAACGGAGTAGAGATCAGAATGAACACGGAAGTGACTTCTGAACTTGTAGAGCAGGAAAAACCGGATGCCCTGCTGCTTGCGGTGGGAGCCAATCCCATTACCCCGAAGCTTCCGGGGATTGAAGGCAATCATGTGAGATTCGCTCAGGACATCTATGGAAAGGAAGACCAGCTGGGTGATACCGTTGCGATCCTTGGAGGCGGTCTGGTGGGCTGTGAGACAGCAGCGCATCTTGCAAGGCTTGGGAAAAATGTAACGATCATAGAGCTGCGGGACGATCTTGCAATGGATGCAGACCTGTTTTATCAGACTGCTGTAAAAGGCGATCTTCGCAGAAATAATGCAAAGATCTTTGTCGGCTCTGCAGGGCGCAAGGTCACGAAAGAGGGAATCCTGATCAGTACAGCGGAAGGCTCGGAAGTATTGGTGCAGGCAGACACGGTGATCAATGCTGCAGGATATCGTGCCGATGATACAGCGTTCCAGAATCTGAGTGATGCAGCACCGGTGGTGCAGCGGATCGGAGACTGCAGACGCCCGGGGAAGGTCACCAACGCAGTGACTGACGGATATTACATGGCCCTTGATCTATAA
- a CDS encoding ABC transporter permease — MKKERFELNKLTPVVSLIVMLLVFTVLTKGSMISPYNLSMLIDQSVVLIIACCGTIFVSAQGRVDLSVGVNCAFSAVIGDLAYRATGSSLIMVVTALLVGVGIGLVNGILISRYKVPSFMATLAILIGLRGIINYIQSIVSVNYASDAIMMLSENQIKLPLLILIVLIFWYLFEYTSLGRYCKAIGENEVVASSVGMPVARSKIAAYALSGLTAAISCIFLMARLGGTSTTMGTFFEMKVMTAIYVGGVLVRGGSTAKMYKAILGAFIVMIIENGLKIMGYASSEISEFVQGLLLMVILFLTVFFELRRQKVKKAAGQEA, encoded by the coding sequence ATGAAAAAAGAAAGATTCGAATTGAACAAACTGACCCCTGTTGTGTCATTAATCGTGATGCTTCTCGTATTTACCGTTCTGACAAAGGGAAGTATGATTTCGCCGTATAATCTTTCGATGCTGATCGATCAATCGGTGGTGCTTATCATTGCCTGCTGCGGTACCATCTTTGTGTCTGCCCAGGGTCGTGTTGATTTGTCTGTTGGTGTGAACTGTGCTTTTTCAGCAGTGATCGGTGATCTTGCATATCGGGCAACGGGCTCCTCGCTGATTATGGTTGTAACAGCCTTGCTGGTGGGTGTCGGAATCGGGCTGGTAAACGGAATCTTGATCAGTCGATACAAGGTTCCTTCTTTTATGGCCACCTTGGCCATCCTCATCGGACTGCGGGGAATTATCAACTATATTCAAAGCATTGTCAGCGTGAATTATGCCAGTGATGCGATTATGATGCTTTCAGAAAATCAGATCAAACTGCCGCTTCTGATCCTGATCGTTTTAATATTCTGGTACCTTTTTGAGTATACAAGCCTTGGAAGGTACTGCAAAGCCATTGGTGAAAATGAGGTGGTGGCATCGTCAGTGGGAATGCCAGTAGCAAGGAGTAAGATTGCTGCGTATGCGCTCTCTGGATTGACAGCAGCAATTTCGTGTATTTTTCTTATGGCCCGGCTGGGAGGAACCAGCACAACCATGGGAACCTTTTTCGAAATGAAAGTGATGACTGCAATTTATGTGGGTGGCGTTCTGGTGCGGGGCGGCTCCACTGCAAAGATGTATAAAGCAATCTTGGGCGCTTTTATCGTAATGATTATCGAAAACGGATTGAAAATTATGGGGTATGCGTCCAGTGAGATTTCTGAATTTGTTCAGGGGCTCTTGCTGATGGTCATTCTGTTTCTGACGGTATTTTTTGAACTTCGCAGACAGAAAGTCAAAAAAGCAGCAGGGCAGGAAGCATAG
- a CDS encoding cyclic nucleotide-binding domain-containing protein, which yields MEFMDNRDKIYYYMKRFRLKEFFRPDYYPEYLKYMSLVKFSKGEYIYKQKENIQYIYFFVEGRIKVYSLLSNGKRQLLYFYTKFGILGDLELFNRSNPYTLIQAAQDSYCIALPLADTKQLLYDDPIFLRQMAELLAQKLCNSSSNSSLNIYYSLENRLCAYILASAEKGLENEKEVLIFKEGLSETAEILGTSYRHLHRTLKELKEKGIIEKGKGGYRVLDPDQLMRLSSDQYM from the coding sequence ATGGAATTTATGGATAATCGAGATAAAATATATTACTATATGAAGCGGTTTCGGTTGAAAGAATTCTTTCGTCCCGACTATTATCCCGAGTACTTGAAATATATGTCTCTTGTAAAGTTCTCGAAGGGAGAGTACATCTACAAACAAAAGGAGAATATCCAGTACATCTATTTTTTTGTAGAGGGCAGGATTAAAGTCTACTCTCTATTAAGCAACGGGAAGCGACAGCTTCTGTACTTTTATACCAAGTTTGGAATTTTGGGAGATCTGGAATTATTTAACAGATCTAATCCCTATACTCTCATTCAGGCTGCCCAGGATTCCTACTGCATTGCTCTGCCTCTTGCTGATACAAAACAGCTGCTTTACGATGATCCCATCTTTCTGCGCCAGATGGCAGAACTGCTTGCCCAGAAACTATGCAACTCTTCCAGCAATTCTTCCCTGAATATTTATTACTCATTGGAAAACAGGCTCTGTGCCTATATCCTCGCTTCCGCTGAGAAGGGACTGGAAAACGAGAAAGAGGTTTTGATCTTTAAGGAAGGACTCTCGGAAACAGCGGAAATCCTCGGGACCAGTTATCGTCACCTTCACCGTACTTTAAAGGAGCTCAAGGAAAAAGGAATCATAGAGAAAGGGAAAGGGGGCTACCGGGTTCTTGATCCCGATCAGCTGATGCGCCTTTCCTCAGATCAATACATGTAG
- a CDS encoding 3-keto-5-aminohexanoate cleavage protein: MFETRRLNARDKVIVTAAVCGAIPTKNDNPNLPTQPEEIAESVIACYEAGAAVAHIHVRDDNDRSSMSFEKFEKTVSLIRAAKCPIVLNLTTSGAIGATDEDRMLPFMKLSPELASFDAGTMNWMHSSVFMNEPAFLEKLGLRMQEYNVKPEIEIFDMGMLNTALYYEKKGILKGPLHFQICLGAPGGMKADVENLLYVVNHLPENCTWGTFGIGKGAMEITLAALALGGNIRTGFEDNVYFNYGELAASNAQFVGRIKRLALEANKTLATPDEAREILGLK, from the coding sequence TTGTTTGAAACAAGAAGATTAAATGCAAGGGATAAAGTCATTGTAACAGCTGCAGTTTGCGGCGCCATCCCCACAAAAAATGACAATCCTAATTTACCCACACAACCTGAGGAAATTGCCGAATCTGTCATCGCCTGTTACGAGGCCGGCGCTGCCGTTGCTCATATTCATGTCCGAGACGATAATGATCGATCCAGCATGAGCTTTGAAAAATTTGAAAAGACCGTCAGTCTCATCAGAGCGGCAAAATGCCCCATCGTACTAAATCTGACGACCTCCGGTGCCATCGGCGCCACGGACGAAGACCGAATGCTGCCCTTTATGAAGCTCTCTCCGGAGCTGGCTTCCTTTGATGCGGGCACCATGAACTGGATGCACTCCAGCGTCTTCATGAACGAACCGGCGTTTTTGGAAAAGCTCGGACTCCGGATGCAAGAGTACAACGTGAAGCCGGAAATCGAAATCTTTGACATGGGAATGCTGAATACCGCCCTCTATTATGAAAAGAAGGGAATCCTCAAGGGACCTCTCCATTTTCAGATTTGTCTTGGTGCTCCCGGCGGAATGAAAGCAGATGTGGAAAACCTGTTATACGTAGTCAATCACCTTCCTGAAAACTGCACCTGGGGTACCTTTGGGATCGGAAAAGGAGCCATGGAAATCACATTGGCAGCCCTTGCTCTGGGCGGCAACATCCGTACCGGATTTGAGGACAACGTCTATTTCAATTACGGAGAGCTTGCCGCATCCAATGCCCAGTTTGTGGGCAGGATCAAACGTCTTGCTTTGGAAGCAAATAAGACCCTTGCAACGCCTGATGAAGCCCGTGAGATACTGGGACTGAAATAG
- a CDS encoding iron-containing alcohol dehydrogenase: protein MIDFNFSIPTEIKFGRGTHLETGTLVRGLGRKVLIHYGSDRISKSGLLEQIEGQLKQEGVAFVEWGGVRPNPSVEDARKAAQRCKAEGIDCILAIGGGSVVDSAKAIAMGARFDGDLWSIYCGEKPVPADPLPVGVVLTIPATGSEANGVSVLSNYELGDKAAIASPDSIPKFAVLNPELTLSIPQKETAIAAADIFSHCFERYFDLRRTSRIWDELCEGAMRTVAGITPSLLGDLKNYDLRSELMWSATVAHSNMLGPGGDFACHGLAHVLTVEFGIPHGAALALIMPAWSSYAYPHASKRFDQFAATVWGEADGLAGIEKLTEFLRALGLAASLGEWGVVEFDPEQLADKAFAHGQEYLGGGLMKITRSDAEAIYHKLVKRI, encoded by the coding sequence ATGATTGATTTTAACTTTTCAATACCGACAGAAATAAAATTTGGACGGGGTACGCATCTTGAAACGGGAACGCTTGTACGCGGACTGGGACGAAAGGTGCTCATCCATTACGGAAGCGACCGCATCAGCAAGAGCGGTCTTTTGGAACAGATCGAAGGGCAGCTGAAACAAGAAGGCGTGGCTTTCGTTGAATGGGGAGGCGTTCGACCCAACCCTTCTGTTGAGGATGCAAGGAAAGCGGCTCAGCGATGCAAAGCGGAGGGAATTGACTGCATCCTGGCCATCGGAGGAGGAAGCGTGGTGGACTCTGCAAAGGCAATTGCCATGGGCGCCCGGTTCGATGGAGACCTTTGGTCCATTTACTGCGGTGAGAAGCCGGTTCCCGCAGATCCGCTTCCTGTCGGCGTGGTTCTTACCATTCCGGCAACCGGCAGCGAGGCAAATGGGGTTTCTGTTCTTTCCAATTACGAATTGGGGGATAAGGCGGCCATTGCCAGCCCCGATTCGATCCCGAAATTCGCAGTGCTCAATCCGGAACTGACGCTGTCCATACCGCAAAAGGAAACTGCTATTGCTGCTGCCGATATCTTTTCCCATTGCTTTGAACGGTATTTCGACCTGAGAAGAACCAGCAGGATCTGGGATGAGCTTTGTGAGGGAGCCATGCGAACGGTGGCAGGAATCACGCCGTCTCTGTTAGGTGATTTGAAAAACTATGACCTACGCAGCGAACTCATGTGGAGTGCTACGGTGGCTCACAGCAATATGCTGGGTCCGGGCGGCGATTTTGCCTGTCACGGCCTTGCCCATGTTCTTACAGTCGAATTCGGTATTCCGCACGGGGCAGCCTTGGCTCTGATTATGCCGGCTTGGAGCAGTTACGCCTATCCCCATGCAAGCAAGCGGTTTGATCAATTTGCCGCTACAGTTTGGGGTGAGGCAGACGGTTTGGCGGGAATCGAGAAGCTGACAGAATTCTTACGTGCGCTTGGACTCGCAGCAAGCCTTGGAGAATGGGGCGTTGTAGAGTTCGATCCTGAGCAGCTTGCAGATAAAGCCTTTGCTCACGGACAGGAATATCTTGGTGGGGGGCTTATGAAAATAACACGCTCCGATGCGGAAGCAATCTATCACAAACTAGTAAAGCGCATTTAA
- a CDS encoding sugar ABC transporter ATP-binding protein has product MTDIILDVKGLYKHFGSTCANKNVDFSLKRGEVRGLAGENGSGKSTLLSQISGICRKDSGGMLLNGQPYDPQSPLQAANHKIGIVVQELGVLSTLPAGVNVFAGRLSQFTRFGIINMNALYQEAEKQFQKWGLMPVPLKKTCGNMQIETRKMIELARALSIDPDLLILDEVTQSLSQNNRDMLYQLIENLKAAGKTIVMITHDLEEMIRLCDNITVLRDGEVVGTKACDDLDPDELKRMMVGREVNCAYYREDWSPDYEDEVVLKAEDLSVSGEIEAVSFDVHRGEILGFCGLSDSGIHTVGKAVYGLAPSMKGKVTLSNKSLEIKNAGTALCNGMAYVPKDRDGEALMMQDSIVNNFVFPSTASLKGRLGFLNPGKLRAVAVKGIADFQIKCSGVNQRMDGLSGGNKQKVNLGRWLIKDLDVLILDCPTRGVDVGVKAYIYQLMRQAKEQGLAILLISDELPEIIGMSDRVIIMKDGKINGEFYRGDDFTQEKLIEVMV; this is encoded by the coding sequence ATGACGGACATCATCCTTGACGTAAAGGGTCTTTATAAACATTTCGGATCAACCTGTGCAAATAAAAACGTTGATTTCTCCCTGAAGAGGGGGGAGGTTAGAGGCCTTGCAGGTGAAAATGGTTCGGGTAAATCGACGCTCCTGTCTCAAATTTCAGGCATCTGCCGCAAAGATTCAGGAGGGATGCTTCTAAACGGGCAGCCCTACGATCCTCAGAGCCCTTTGCAGGCAGCGAACCATAAGATTGGCATTGTCGTTCAGGAACTGGGCGTACTCTCAACATTGCCGGCAGGCGTTAATGTATTTGCCGGCAGACTTTCTCAATTTACACGATTTGGAATCATCAATATGAATGCGCTGTATCAGGAGGCCGAAAAACAATTTCAAAAATGGGGGCTGATGCCAGTTCCGCTCAAGAAAACCTGCGGCAATATGCAAATTGAAACTCGAAAAATGATCGAGCTGGCAAGAGCACTCTCCATAGATCCGGATCTGCTGATTTTAGATGAAGTTACCCAGTCTCTGTCTCAAAATAACCGGGACATGCTGTATCAATTGATTGAAAATCTCAAGGCAGCGGGAAAAACCATCGTGATGATCACCCATGATTTGGAAGAGATGATTCGCCTGTGCGACAACATCACAGTTTTAAGAGATGGTGAAGTGGTGGGAACGAAAGCGTGTGACGATCTTGATCCCGATGAACTAAAGCGAATGATGGTTGGGCGTGAAGTAAATTGTGCATATTATCGGGAGGATTGGAGTCCGGATTACGAGGATGAGGTTGTCTTGAAAGCAGAAGACCTTTCGGTTTCCGGTGAAATTGAAGCGGTGTCCTTCGACGTGCATCGGGGAGAGATTCTGGGCTTTTGCGGACTTAGTGATTCTGGTATACATACCGTTGGAAAAGCGGTCTACGGTCTTGCTCCATCCATGAAGGGTAAAGTTACCTTATCAAATAAATCACTGGAAATAAAAAATGCCGGAACAGCTCTGTGTAACGGTATGGCCTATGTTCCCAAGGATCGTGATGGGGAAGCATTGATGATGCAGGACAGTATCGTGAATAACTTTGTGTTCCCATCCACTGCATCGCTGAAGGGTAGACTGGGCTTTCTTAATCCCGGAAAACTTAGGGCAGTGGCAGTAAAGGGCATCGCAGATTTTCAAATTAAGTGCAGCGGTGTCAATCAACGAATGGACGGCCTCTCAGGAGGAAATAAACAGAAGGTAAACCTGGGCCGCTGGTTGATCAAAGATCTGGATGTGCTGATTTTGGATTGTCCCACAAGAGGTGTTGATGTGGGCGTGAAGGCGTATATCTATCAGCTGATGCGTCAGGCAAAGGAGCAGGGCCTTGCCATTCTTTTAATTTCAGATGAACTGCCTGAAATCATAGGGATGTCGGATCGCGTGATTATCATGAAAGACGGCAAAATTAACGGTGAATTTTATCGTGGAGATGACTTTACCCAGGAGAAATTGATTGAGGTAATGGTATGA
- a CDS encoding hydroxyacid dehydrogenase — MKKKLALCTPIPEKKLNLIKEYCDITICGELKHGKGNAAEEQTKNECMGNELIVLGDEYAGADTIKAWANAGMKFIGVAKGTPVTVDHGAIKEAALELSYTPGRNAVAVAEFTIGLMIASTRNLAVSSTGLHLGEHLGENSEDVYQIPDIKNVVWGPLDENHPFTDYGIGFELYGRTLGIAGYGAIGSEVAKRAIALGMEVIAYDPYCPEERIKADGVIPVDLETMLGQSDIISIHLPVLPSTTAIVNKDWFSKMKPTAYVVNTARAAVIHQQDFVEALQNKVIAGAAVDVYWQEPIPANHPLLSMRNVTLTPHMAGLTVDVDRWSGEIMGDEVLAYLKGEKRKHLWKLG, encoded by the coding sequence ATGAAAAAGAAGCTAGCACTTTGTACTCCGATTCCGGAGAAAAAATTAAATTTGATCAAAGAGTATTGTGATATAACGATCTGCGGTGAGTTAAAGCACGGAAAAGGAAACGCCGCGGAAGAGCAGACAAAAAATGAATGCATGGGGAATGAACTCATCGTGCTTGGTGACGAGTATGCCGGAGCGGATACCATAAAGGCCTGGGCGAATGCGGGAATGAAATTCATCGGCGTAGCCAAAGGCACACCGGTCACCGTTGACCATGGCGCAATCAAAGAAGCTGCCCTTGAACTTTCCTATACGCCGGGAAGAAACGCTGTTGCCGTTGCTGAATTCACCATCGGACTGATGATTGCTTCTACGCGAAATCTGGCGGTCAGCAGCACCGGGCTGCATCTGGGAGAGCATCTTGGTGAGAACTCAGAGGATGTGTACCAGATTCCTGACATTAAGAATGTAGTCTGGGGACCCCTGGATGAGAATCACCCGTTTACGGATTACGGCATCGGTTTTGAGCTTTATGGAAGAACGCTGGGAATCGCCGGATACGGTGCCATCGGTTCTGAAGTTGCAAAACGGGCCATCGCTCTTGGCATGGAAGTAATCGCGTACGATCCTTATTGCCCGGAAGAAAGGATTAAGGCCGACGGTGTGATACCGGTGGATCTGGAAACTATGCTGGGACAGAGTGATATCATTAGCATTCATCTGCCGGTTCTGCCGTCTACCACTGCAATTGTCAATAAGGACTGGTTCTCAAAGATGAAGCCTACAGCTTATGTTGTGAATACGGCCAGAGCGGCAGTGATCCATCAGCAGGATTTTGTTGAAGCACTGCAAAACAAGGTAATTGCCGGTGCTGCGGTGGATGTTTATTGGCAGGAGCCGATTCCTGCAAATCATCCGCTCCTCTCCATGAGAAATGTTACGCTGACCCCTCATATGGCAGGGCTAACCGTTGATGTGGACCGATGGTCTGGAGAAATCATGGGTGATGAGGTCCTTGCGTATCTAAAAGGAGAAAAGAGAAAACATCTCTGGAAACTTGGTTGA